The following proteins come from a genomic window of Sphaerisporangium rubeum:
- a CDS encoding PucR family transcriptional regulator yields the protein MNVLAQVSEATGVPADLLGGYPAVLEAADATGRLPARDAIDELRASGASAAERGVPMRALVDACLLTAELTLTSAGAPALGALRRAVAAYAEGYEGAQHKALREQEAARRSFVDDLLQGRADRLAERAEQFGLRLAEPYVVAVARDAKAVVDGDPLVRRVEQALVTRFGSHNILVAARDGLLVCVAPGALTAATGEFTHHVRSALAADWRVGVGRPHRGPGGVVTSYREAADAIRLGDALGLRPQVLKAADLLVFPVLLRDREAIEDLVGTVLDPLARARGGPGPLLETLEAVFASQGNQTAAARRLGISPRAVTYRLERIRRLTGFSPDDPTQRFTLETAVLGARLIGWPPETS from the coding sequence ATGAACGTTCTCGCTCAGGTGAGCGAGGCGACCGGGGTGCCCGCGGATCTGCTCGGCGGGTATCCGGCGGTTCTGGAGGCGGCCGACGCGACCGGCCGCCTGCCTGCCAGGGACGCCATCGACGAGTTACGCGCCAGCGGTGCGTCCGCCGCGGAGCGGGGGGTGCCGATGCGTGCGCTCGTGGACGCCTGCCTGCTCACCGCCGAGCTCACGTTGACCTCGGCCGGCGCGCCGGCGCTCGGGGCCCTGCGCCGTGCGGTCGCCGCGTACGCCGAGGGGTACGAGGGAGCGCAGCACAAAGCCCTGCGTGAGCAGGAGGCGGCGCGGCGGTCGTTCGTCGACGATCTGCTCCAGGGACGCGCGGACCGGCTGGCCGAGCGGGCCGAGCAGTTCGGGTTGCGGCTGGCCGAGCCGTACGTCGTGGCGGTGGCGAGGGACGCCAAGGCCGTGGTGGACGGCGATCCGCTGGTCCGCCGGGTCGAGCAGGCGCTGGTGACGCGGTTCGGGTCGCACAACATCCTGGTGGCGGCCAGGGACGGGTTGCTGGTGTGCGTGGCGCCGGGGGCCCTGACGGCGGCGACGGGGGAGTTCACCCATCACGTACGGTCGGCGCTGGCGGCGGACTGGCGGGTCGGTGTGGGACGGCCGCATCGCGGGCCCGGCGGGGTCGTGACGTCGTACCGTGAGGCGGCGGACGCGATCAGGCTGGGGGACGCGCTGGGGTTGCGGCCGCAGGTGCTGAAGGCCGCCGACCTGCTGGTCTTCCCGGTGTTGCTGCGGGACAGGGAGGCCATCGAGGACCTGGTGGGGACGGTGCTCGATCCGCTGGCGCGGGCCAGGGGCGGTCCGGGGCCGCTGCTCGAGACGTTGGAGGCGGTGTTCGCGTCGCAGGGCAACCAGACGGCGGCGGCGCGCAGGCTCGGCATCAGTCCGCGCGCGGTGACGTACCGGCTGGAGCGGATACGGCGGCTCACGGGGTTCTCGCCGGATGATCCGACGCAGCGGTTCACGCTGGAGACGGCGGTGCTCGGCGCCAGACTGATCGGGTGGCCGCCGGAGACGTCATGA
- a CDS encoding SHOCT domain-containing protein has product MINPRRLARKSLGTLLGLAGLACCLTLLFLGSRAVMSVGGSCGSGGPYVVATPCPDGIAWIMPVSIFGGIAALGIYLASSLPVGPRLTPLAWPALFLSLGWAFLESAVAGPGIEWGFMICAVLFLLMGGAPLALLFNRQAARAVFWGTAPKAAPPAPGPGGVRWTTRVTLPGEDTAPQDAPPPRPASRFVELRPQDVASSGGGDLVGQLERLSALHRTGRLDDAEYAAAKARLLNGSGGR; this is encoded by the coding sequence GTGATCAACCCCCGCCGACTGGCCAGGAAGTCACTGGGAACACTGCTCGGGCTGGCCGGCCTGGCGTGCTGCCTGACGTTGCTGTTCCTCGGCTCGCGTGCCGTGATGAGCGTCGGCGGGAGCTGCGGCTCCGGCGGGCCGTACGTCGTGGCGACGCCGTGTCCCGACGGGATCGCCTGGATCATGCCGGTGTCCATTTTCGGAGGTATCGCGGCGCTCGGGATTTATCTGGCGAGCTCGCTGCCGGTGGGGCCGAGGCTGACGCCGCTGGCGTGGCCCGCGCTGTTCCTCAGCCTCGGGTGGGCCTTCCTGGAGTCGGCGGTGGCCGGGCCGGGGATCGAGTGGGGCTTCATGATCTGCGCGGTCCTGTTCCTGCTCATGGGTGGCGCTCCGCTGGCGTTGCTGTTCAACCGGCAGGCGGCGCGAGCGGTCTTCTGGGGTACGGCGCCGAAGGCCGCGCCGCCGGCGCCGGGGCCCGGTGGGGTGCGCTGGACGACCAGGGTGACCCTCCCCGGTGAGGACACGGCCCCGCAGGACGCGCCGCCGCCGCGGCCGGCCTCGCGGTTCGTGGAGCTGCGACCGCAGGATGTGGCGTCCTCGGGTGGCGGCGACCTGGTGGGTCAGCTCGAACGGCTGTCGGCGCTGCACCGCACGGGACGGCTGGACGACGCCGAGTACGCCGCCGCGAAGGCACGCCTGCTGAACGGCTCGGGAGGTCGTTGA
- a CDS encoding quinone oxidoreductase family protein — translation MHAIVVSTPGGRSALQHTKVPAPSPGPGEVLVEVEAAGVNFIDVYQREGRYPLPTPFTLGLEGAGTVSAVGEGVDDIAAGDRVGWVNSLGTYAEKVVVPASQAIPLPDGLAADLAAAVLLQGLTAHYLTHSLYEVRSGDDVLVHAAAGGMGLLLTQMVKLRGGRVIGTVSTEEKEKTAREAGADDVLRYEGFADKVRELTDGKGVHVVYDGVGAATFDGSLASLRIRGMLALYGAASGPVEPIDPQRLNQGGSLYLTRPTLAHYTLTRDELLWRASDVLGWVESGALKVHVSERYPLADAARAHEALEGRRTTGKLLLIP, via the coding sequence ATGCATGCCATCGTCGTCTCGACCCCAGGCGGACGGTCCGCACTCCAGCACACGAAGGTGCCCGCTCCGTCCCCCGGTCCCGGCGAGGTCCTCGTCGAGGTCGAGGCGGCCGGTGTGAACTTCATCGACGTCTACCAGCGTGAGGGTCGCTATCCGCTGCCGACACCGTTCACCTTGGGTCTGGAAGGCGCCGGCACCGTCTCCGCCGTGGGGGAAGGCGTCGACGACATCGCGGCAGGCGACCGGGTGGGCTGGGTCAACTCCCTCGGCACCTACGCGGAGAAGGTCGTCGTCCCCGCCTCCCAGGCCATCCCGCTGCCGGACGGCCTCGCCGCGGACCTCGCGGCGGCCGTCCTGCTGCAGGGCCTCACCGCGCACTACCTGACCCACTCGCTGTACGAGGTGAGATCTGGGGACGACGTGCTCGTGCACGCGGCGGCCGGTGGTATGGGCCTGCTGCTCACCCAGATGGTGAAGCTGCGCGGCGGCCGGGTGATCGGCACCGTCTCCACCGAGGAGAAGGAGAAGACGGCTCGCGAGGCCGGCGCCGACGACGTGCTGCGCTACGAGGGCTTCGCCGACAAGGTCCGCGAACTGACCGACGGCAAGGGTGTGCACGTGGTGTACGACGGCGTCGGCGCGGCGACCTTCGACGGCAGCCTCGCGTCACTGCGGATCCGCGGCATGCTGGCCCTGTACGGCGCGGCGAGCGGCCCGGTGGAGCCGATCGACCCGCAGCGGCTCAACCAGGGTGGTTCGCTGTACCTGACCCGGCCCACCCTCGCGCACTACACCCTCACCCGCGACGAGCTGCTGTGGCGCGCGAGCGACGTGCTCGGCTGGGTCGAGTCCGGTGCGCTGAAGGTGCACGTCTCCGAGCGCTACCCGCTGGCCGACGCGGCACGGGCCCACGAGGCCCTGGAGGGCCGCCGCACCACAGGCAAGCTGCTGCTGATCCCGTGA
- a CDS encoding ABC transporter ATP-binding protein: MTVVVEAEGLTKFYGERRGLEDLTMEIRPGEVFGYLGPNGAGKTTTIRLLLDVIRPTRGVVRVLGMDPRDAGVRARIGYLPGELALEGREKAGDYLRFLAGVRGGVGRNRIDELAERLEADLSVRMGQLSKGNRQKVGLIQAFMHEPEFLILDEPTSGLDPLVQQEFLAMVREARTAGRTVLMSSHVLAEVEHVSDRVGIVRKGRLVAVEDVAALREKAVRRVEFHFDAPVPEEAFRDLPGVRDLKVEGASVRCTIDGRPDALVKAAARFTVVHMVSAEPDLEEIFLTYYSEEEHHAHAHA; encoded by the coding sequence ATGACAGTTGTGGTGGAGGCCGAAGGGCTGACGAAGTTCTACGGGGAGCGGCGGGGGCTGGAGGATCTCACGATGGAGATCCGGCCGGGGGAGGTGTTCGGGTATCTCGGGCCCAACGGGGCTGGGAAGACGACGACGATCCGGCTGCTTCTGGATGTGATACGGCCGACGCGCGGTGTGGTGCGAGTATTGGGAATGGATCCCCGGGATGCCGGCGTCAGGGCCAGGATCGGGTATCTGCCGGGGGAGCTGGCGCTCGAAGGCAGGGAGAAGGCGGGGGACTATCTGCGGTTCCTCGCGGGGGTGCGGGGCGGGGTGGGTCGGAACAGGATCGATGAGCTGGCGGAGCGGCTGGAGGCTGATCTGTCGGTACGGATGGGGCAGCTGTCCAAGGGGAACCGGCAGAAGGTCGGGCTGATCCAGGCGTTCATGCACGAACCGGAGTTCCTGATCCTGGATGAGCCGACGAGCGGGCTCGATCCCCTGGTACAGCAGGAGTTCCTCGCCATGGTGCGGGAGGCGAGGACGGCGGGACGTACGGTGCTGATGTCCTCGCACGTGCTGGCCGAGGTGGAGCATGTGTCGGACCGGGTCGGCATCGTGCGCAAGGGGCGACTGGTCGCGGTGGAGGATGTCGCGGCGCTCAGGGAGAAGGCCGTCAGAAGGGTGGAATTCCACTTCGACGCGCCGGTGCCTGAGGAGGCGTTCCGGGATCTGCCGGGGGTGCGGGACCTGAAGGTCGAAGGCGCGAGCGTGCGGTGCACCATCGACGGCCGTCCGGACGCGCTGGTGAAGGCGGCGGCGAGGTTCACCGTCGTTCACATGGTCAGCGCGGAGCCGGACCTGGAGGAGATCTTCCTCACCTACTACAGCGAGGAGGAGCACCATGCCCACGCTCATGCGTAA
- a CDS encoding thiol-disulfide oxidoreductase DCC family protein: protein MLLVYDGDCGFCRLCLDFARKYLPFMPRVSAWQGLDLARHGLTLAQVNASVQLLGPDGMRAHGARAVGILLAVQPSLPWRILGNVALTPPISWVAEVVYRLVSRYRHRLPGGTGAGTCGIGAK, encoded by the coding sequence ATGCTGCTGGTCTATGACGGCGATTGTGGTTTTTGCCGGCTGTGCCTGGATTTCGCGCGTAAGTACCTGCCGTTCATGCCGAGGGTGTCGGCGTGGCAGGGGCTCGATCTGGCTCGCCATGGGCTCACCTTGGCTCAGGTCAACGCGTCCGTGCAGCTGCTCGGTCCGGACGGCATGCGTGCTCATGGTGCTCGCGCGGTCGGCATTCTCCTGGCTGTGCAGCCGTCCTTGCCGTGGCGGATCCTCGGAAATGTCGCCCTGACACCGCCGATCAGCTGGGTCGCCGAGGTCGTTTACCGGTTGGTCTCCAGGTATCGTCATCGTCTTCCTGGAGGTACGGGGGCCGGCACCTGTGGCATCGGTGCCAAGTGA
- a CDS encoding MOSC domain-containing protein, which produces MELAEIRIYPVKSTKGISCRSVQVLPWGLEGDRRWGVVDPMGKLIWVGEYPRLLSVSAVETAEGGVWLSAEGMGELKVPPAAGGTIRLGVSNLDRAVLAHDDAHEWFTRLLGEPARLVWLDDPGRRGKEEDGLWDGPLLLVSRSSLRRLDDWIADGAMERQEHVPGPLDVARFRPNAVIDGAEPFAEDAWTSVRIGEIDFGVSELCDRCAVTILDPGTQERGKEPLRTLAKHRRWDGKTWFGIRLVPRNLGELRVGDEVRPG; this is translated from the coding sequence ATGGAGTTAGCGGAGATTCGCATCTATCCCGTCAAGTCCACCAAGGGGATTTCCTGTCGGTCCGTCCAGGTCCTGCCGTGGGGGCTGGAAGGTGATCGACGGTGGGGTGTGGTGGATCCGATGGGGAAGCTGATCTGGGTCGGTGAGTATCCTCGGCTTCTTTCGGTCTCGGCGGTGGAGACTGCTGAAGGTGGGGTTTGGCTGTCGGCGGAGGGGATGGGGGAGCTCAAGGTTCCTCCGGCTGCCGGGGGGACGATCCGGTTGGGGGTCTCCAACCTTGATCGGGCTGTGCTCGCTCATGACGACGCGCATGAGTGGTTCACGCGGCTGCTTGGAGAACCGGCGCGGCTTGTCTGGTTGGATGATCCCGGACGCCGGGGCAAGGAAGAGGACGGGCTCTGGGATGGGCCGCTGCTGCTGGTTTCCAGGAGCTCGCTTCGGCGCTTGGACGACTGGATCGCGGACGGGGCCATGGAACGGCAGGAGCATGTGCCGGGGCCTCTTGATGTGGCGCGGTTTCGGCCGAATGCCGTCATTGACGGTGCGGAGCCGTTCGCGGAGGACGCCTGGACGTCGGTTCGGATCGGGGAGATCGACTTCGGGGTCTCGGAGTTGTGTGATCGTTGCGCCGTGACCATCTTGGATCCGGGGACTCAGGAGCGTGGCAAGGAGCCGCTGAGAACGTTGGCCAAGCATCGCCGGTGGGACGGGAAGACGTGGTTCGGCATCCGGCTGGTGCCGAGGAACCTTGGTGAGCTGAGGGTCGGTGACGAAGTCCGGCCAGGGTGA
- a CDS encoding ABC transporter permease subunit — protein sequence MPTLMRKTLRDYRRALIGWTVGICLFAGGYTSFFPQIRDNPGLYSQAAMTKYPDSIRKLLGGFEDITSGAGFLQAILYQFFVPLLFIMCAVAIANRAIAAPEESGTLELTLTLPITRGRLLLERYGALALALFAVAVASFVFVILAASAVDLGVPVGRILAAHLGLFLLVLLFGTMTLTVGAITGRKSLALAVTGVYAVASYVVNALAKDVPVMDWLAWLSPFRYYSEGSPLYGGVPVADYLVLLAGTVVLVVTAVLSFDRRDVGV from the coding sequence ATGCCCACGCTCATGCGTAAGACGCTGCGCGACTACCGCCGCGCGCTGATCGGCTGGACCGTCGGGATCTGCCTGTTCGCCGGGGGATACACGTCGTTCTTCCCGCAGATCCGCGACAACCCGGGCCTGTACTCGCAGGCGGCCATGACGAAGTACCCCGACAGCATCCGTAAACTGCTCGGCGGTTTCGAGGACATCACCAGTGGCGCCGGTTTCCTCCAGGCGATCCTCTACCAGTTCTTCGTGCCGTTGCTGTTCATCATGTGCGCGGTCGCCATCGCCAACCGCGCGATCGCCGCGCCGGAGGAGTCCGGCACGCTGGAGCTGACCCTCACTTTGCCGATCACCCGGGGCCGGTTGCTGCTGGAGCGGTACGGGGCGCTGGCGCTGGCGTTGTTCGCCGTGGCGGTGGCGTCGTTCGTGTTCGTCATCCTGGCGGCGAGCGCCGTGGATCTCGGGGTGCCGGTGGGCCGGATCCTCGCGGCACATCTCGGCCTGTTCCTGCTGGTCCTGCTGTTCGGCACGATGACGCTCACCGTGGGGGCGATCACGGGACGCAAGTCCCTGGCCCTGGCTGTGACGGGTGTGTACGCGGTGGCGTCGTACGTCGTGAACGCGCTGGCCAAGGACGTCCCGGTGATGGACTGGCTCGCCTGGCTCTCGCCGTTCCGTTACTACAGTGAGGGGTCCCCGCTGTACGGCGGCGTCCCGGTGGCCGACTACCTCGTGCTGCTCGCCGGCACCGTGGTTCTGGTCGTGACCGCCGTCCTCTCCTTCGACCGGCGTGATGTAGGAGTCTGA